One stretch of Tenacibaculum sp. MAR_2010_89 DNA includes these proteins:
- the meaB gene encoding methylmalonyl Co-A mutase-associated GTPase MeaB — protein MIKKNKSALSEKDGVSQPETTSKKSAQKIKLNRRKQTSANKFIKNILAGDITFLSRAITLIESTNPKHQKKANEILDACLPHANNSVRIGITGVPGVGKSTFIESFGKHLTSLGKKVAVLAVDPSSSINKGSILGDKTRMEELVTDKNAFIRPSPSGTSLGGVAQKTRESIILCEAAGFDSIIIETVGVGQSETAVHSMVDFFLLLKLAGAGDELQGIKRGIIEMADAIVINKADGDNAKNAKIAKVEFTRALHLYPPKENGWVPKVLVASALKHQGIDNIYKMINDYISEAKSTSFFKSKRNIQNKYWLLETINQQLKANFYNNPEVSKLLSTEISKLENGKTSPFSAAKRLLNI, from the coding sequence ATGATTAAAAAAAACAAATCGGCACTCTCTGAAAAAGATGGAGTTTCTCAACCTGAAACTACCAGTAAAAAATCTGCTCAAAAAATTAAATTAAACAGAAGAAAACAAACTTCTGCTAATAAATTTATAAAAAACATTTTAGCTGGTGATATTACTTTTTTAAGTAGAGCCATTACCTTGATTGAAAGCACTAATCCAAAGCACCAAAAAAAAGCCAATGAAATTTTAGATGCTTGTTTACCTCATGCCAATAACTCTGTTAGGATTGGTATTACTGGGGTTCCAGGTGTAGGGAAAAGTACTTTTATTGAGTCATTTGGAAAACATTTAACTTCCTTAGGTAAAAAGGTTGCTGTATTAGCTGTAGATCCAAGCAGTTCTATAAATAAAGGTAGTATTTTAGGAGATAAAACTAGAATGGAAGAGTTAGTTACCGATAAAAACGCTTTTATACGCCCTTCTCCTTCTGGAACTTCATTGGGTGGTGTGGCTCAAAAAACTCGAGAAAGTATTATTTTATGTGAAGCTGCTGGTTTTGATAGTATAATTATAGAAACTGTTGGTGTTGGACAATCAGAAACTGCTGTACATTCTATGGTAGATTTCTTTTTACTTTTAAAATTAGCTGGTGCTGGTGATGAACTTCAAGGAATAAAACGTGGTATTATTGAAATGGCAGATGCAATTGTTATTAATAAGGCCGATGGAGATAATGCTAAAAATGCTAAAATTGCCAAAGTTGAGTTTACTAGAGCACTTCATTTATACCCTCCTAAAGAAAATGGATGGGTTCCTAAAGTTTTAGTAGCAAGTGCTCTTAAACATCAAGGAATTGATAATATTTATAAAATGATCAATGATTATATTTCTGAGGCTAAAAGCACTTCTTTTTTTAAATCAAAAAGAAATATTCAAAATAAATATTGGTTATTAGAAACCATTAACCAACAATTAAAAGCAAATTTTTACAACAACCCAGAAGTTTCAAAATTACTAAGTACTGAAATTTCAAAATTAGAAAATGGAAAAACATCACCGTTTAGCGCTGCTAAAAGATTATTAAATATATAA
- a CDS encoding RNA polymerase sigma factor, whose protein sequence is MKPTKQLHQSIIEACKQNNAKAQMQLYDLYYEAMYTVALRYVKDSFEAEDIMQDAFIKAFRKIYLYKEEVAFGAWLKRIVINQSIDWLKKRKLTLVSINEEVTSIEENDDWNVGMNISYNDIVSSIDKLKEKYRVVLSLYLLEGYDHKEISQILEISEVTSRTHLMRGKKKVQEQLKNVYYG, encoded by the coding sequence ATGAAACCAACTAAACAGCTACATCAATCTATTATTGAGGCTTGTAAGCAAAATAATGCAAAGGCACAAATGCAGTTGTATGATTTGTATTATGAAGCTATGTATACAGTAGCGTTGAGGTATGTAAAAGATTCTTTTGAAGCAGAAGATATAATGCAAGATGCCTTTATTAAAGCTTTTAGAAAAATATATTTATATAAAGAAGAAGTCGCTTTTGGAGCTTGGTTAAAAAGAATTGTAATTAATCAAAGTATTGATTGGTTAAAAAAAAGGAAGTTAACTCTAGTTTCTATAAATGAAGAAGTAACTTCGATAGAAGAAAATGATGATTGGAACGTAGGGATGAATATATCGTATAATGATATTGTTAGTAGTATAGATAAATTAAAAGAAAAATATAGAGTTGTGTTAAGTTTATATTTATTAGAAGGATATGATCATAAAGAAATTTCTCAGATTTTAGAAATATCAGAAGTTACTTCTAGAACACATTTAATGAGAGGAAAGAAAAAGGTGCAAGAACAATTAAAAAACGTGTATTATGGATAA